A DNA window from Mya arenaria isolate MELC-2E11 chromosome 17, ASM2691426v1 contains the following coding sequences:
- the LOC128222931 gene encoding uncharacterized protein LOC128222931 — protein MFVYILLTFACVHAQITLPSHHQLVELVDQGIKLLDANHDGIIQMSEMERGWQYEDLNNDTMVSIDEYIKTFHLDPAVAQKYFDVYDTDKDGLLPHNFLFQFMHLVDKNHDGQVTDTEYLHYSISLAECLFGHGTHGHSANCDH, from the exons ATGTTTGtctacattttattaacattcgCGTGTGTTCATGC CCAGATAACATTGCCCAGTCACCATCAACTGGTCGAGTTGGTTGACCAAGGGATCAAGCTGCTTGATGCAAATCATGACGGAATCATACAG ATGTCAGAGATGGAAAGAGGATGGCAGTATGAAGACCTAAACA ATGACACGATGGTGTCCATTGACGAATACATCAAGACCTTTCATTTGGATCCCGCAGTCGCCCAGAAATACTTCGACGTATACGACACGGATAAAGATGGACTTCTCCCTCACAACTTCCTCTTTCAGTTCATGCACCTGGTCGACAAAAACC ATGACGGACAGGTGACGGATACCGAGTACTTGCACTACTCAATATCG CTTGCTGAATGCCTGTTCGGCCACGGAACACATGGTCATTCTGCAAACTGCGACCATTGA